The Ochotona princeps isolate mOchPri1 chromosome 1, mOchPri1.hap1, whole genome shotgun sequence genome has a segment encoding these proteins:
- the LOC131481866 gene encoding olfactory receptor 2W1-like — protein sequence MHQGNYSSLHDFILLGFSDHPNLEKTLSGVITIFYLITLLGNTAIILASLLESQLHTPMYFFLRNLSFLDLCFTTSIVPQMLVNLWGPDKTISFVGCVIQLYVYMWLGSIECLLLAVMSYDRFIAICKPLHYLVIMNPHLCIKMIIMVWSISLASSVVLCTLTLNLPRCGNNLLDHFLCELPAMVKLACVDTTAVEMSVFALGIVFVLTPLILILISYGYIAKTVLRMKSKAGQRKAVNTCGSHLTVVSIFYGTVIYMYLQPGNSASKDQGKFLTLFYTIITPSLNPLIYTLRNKDMKGALKKLMRVHHDSTKRQRGSIEK from the coding sequence ATGCACCAAGGAAATTACAGTTCTCTTCACGATTTCATTCTACTTGGCTTCTCTGATCATCCCAATTTGGAAAAGACTCTGTCAGGAGTTATCACTATCTTCTACTTAATTACATTACTGGGTAACACAGCCATCATTCTTGCATCTctcctggagtcccagctccacacaCCAATGTACTTTTTCCTCAGGAATTTATCTTTTCTGGATTTGTGTTTCACAACCAGCATTGTTCCTCAGATGCTGGTTAACCTGTGGGGCCCTGATAAGACCATCAGCTTTGTGGGCTGTGTCATTCAACTCTATGTCTACATGTGGTTGGGCTCCATTGAGTGCCTGctcctggctgtcatgtcctATGATCGTTTCATAGCTATTTGCAAACCCTTGCACTACCTTGTCATCATGAACCCACATCTCTGTATCAAGATGATCATCATGGTTTGGAGCATTAGTCTGGCCAGCTCTGTAGTATTATGTACACTCACCCTGAATTTGCCTCGATGTGGAAACAACCTTCTGGATCATTTCCTGTGTGAGTTACCAGCTATGGTCAAGTTAGCCTGTGTCGACACGACAGCAGTTGAAatgtctgtttttgctttagGTATTGTCTTTGTCCTTACACCCTTGATCCTTATCCTCATATCCTATGGCTATATTGCCAAGACTGTGCTGAGGATGAAGTCCAAAGCAGGCCAGCGAAAAGCAGTGAACACCTGTGGATCTCATCTCACTGTAGTGTCCATCTTCTATGGAACTGTTATTTACATGTACTTGCAACCAGGGAACAGTGCCTCCAAAGACCAGGGCAAGTTCCTCACCCTCTTTTACACCATCATCACTCCAAGTCTCAACCCCCTCATTTACACATTAAGGAATAAAGACATGAAGGGTGCCCTGAAGAAGCTGATGAGAGTCCACCATGACTCtacaaaaagacagagaggaagcataGAAAAATAG